One Bradyrhizobium sp. ISRA464 genomic window carries:
- a CDS encoding tyrosine-type recombinase/integrase — MTKQAISPLRQRMIEDMAIRKFAPKTQHDYVQRVKDFAVFLGRSPDLAQSEDVRGFRLHLASNGAGAPKINATVSALRFFFNVTLDRPELAKHLSFMHEPRKVPVVLSPEEVARFLEAAPSIKYKAALSVAYGAGLRVSEVVALKVSDIDSERMMLRVEQGKGRKDRHAMLSPVLLELLRDWYRISRPQGWLFPGLKPASPMTTRQLTRACHAAAHMAEIAKRVTPHTLRHSFATHLLEQNIDIRVIQVLLGHAKLETTALYTRVATNTIREVMSPLDHLTPLRAKRDEPPA; from the coding sequence ATGACCAAGCAGGCCATCAGTCCGTTGCGCCAGCGCATGATCGAAGACATGGCGATCCGCAAGTTCGCGCCCAAGACCCAACACGACTACGTGCAAAGGGTCAAGGACTTCGCGGTATTCCTCGGCCGCTCGCCCGACCTGGCCCAGTCGGAGGACGTGCGCGGCTTTCGGCTGCATCTGGCGTCGAACGGCGCCGGCGCGCCAAAGATCAACGCCACCGTCTCGGCGCTGCGGTTCTTCTTCAATGTGACGCTCGATCGGCCCGAGCTTGCCAAGCACCTGTCGTTCATGCACGAGCCACGCAAGGTTCCGGTTGTTCTCAGCCCGGAAGAGGTTGCGCGCTTTCTGGAGGCGGCGCCGAGCATCAAATACAAGGCGGCGCTCAGTGTCGCTTACGGTGCAGGGTTGCGTGTCTCTGAGGTCGTCGCGTTGAAGGTATCCGACATCGATTCCGAACGCATGATGCTGCGCGTCGAGCAGGGCAAAGGCCGCAAGGATCGCCACGCGATGCTTTCCCCTGTGCTGCTCGAACTTCTGCGCGATTGGTACCGCATTTCCCGCCCGCAGGGCTGGCTGTTTCCGGGACTGAAGCCGGCCAGCCCGATGACGACGCGCCAGCTCACGCGCGCCTGCCACGCGGCGGCCCACATGGCCGAGATCGCCAAGCGGGTGACGCCGCACACCCTGCGCCACAGCTTCGCGACCCACCTGCTCGAGCAGAACATTGATATTCGGGTGATCCAGGTCCTGTTGGGCCACGCCAAGCTCGAGACCACGGCGCTCTATACCCGCGTCGCCACCAACACCATCCGCGAGGTCATGAGCCCGCTGGATCACCTCACCCCGCTCCGCGCCAAGCGAGACGAGCCGCCTGCCTGA
- a CDS encoding IS91 family transposase translates to MSRPALEVADIFRSHGLAWRQAHAGHISLDQMKVMSAIERCRTAALGGHVARCADCAYTTIAYNSCRNRHCPKCQGAAAKDWLADREAELLPVPYYHVVFTLPAAIADIAYQNKAVVYDLLFKVSAETMLTIAADPKHLGGRIGVTSVLHTWGSALTHHPHVHMIVPGGGISSDGQRWVSCRPGFFLSVRVLSRLFRRLFLEKLVAAHQAGRLSFFGDHAHLAEAQSFATHLAPLRTAEWVVYSKRPFGGPEAVPAYLSRYTHRVAIANSRLIACDEGGVTFKWKDYRIEGRDRYKQMTLATDEFIRRFLIHVLPKGLHRIRHYGLFAKGACAANVARARELLAAAKPEGQPTADPSKPSCPCCGGCMIVIEVFARGATPRHRPTAPMNRIRIDTS, encoded by the coding sequence ATGTCGCGCCCGGCTTTGGAGGTTGCGGATATCTTCCGCAGCCATGGCCTAGCATGGCGTCAAGCCCATGCCGGTCATATCAGCCTCGACCAGATGAAGGTGATGTCGGCGATCGAGCGCTGCCGCACGGCGGCCCTCGGGGGCCACGTCGCGCGCTGCGCGGACTGCGCTTATACCACGATCGCCTACAACTCCTGCCGCAACCGGCACTGCCCGAAGTGCCAGGGCGCCGCCGCGAAGGACTGGCTTGCCGACCGCGAGGCCGAGCTGTTGCCGGTGCCGTACTATCACGTCGTGTTCACGCTGCCGGCGGCCATCGCCGACATCGCCTACCAGAACAAGGCCGTGGTCTACGATCTGCTGTTCAAGGTCTCGGCCGAGACCATGCTGACGATCGCCGCCGATCCGAAGCATCTGGGTGGGCGGATCGGCGTCACCTCCGTGCTGCACACCTGGGGTTCGGCGCTGACCCATCACCCCCACGTGCACATGATCGTGCCGGGCGGCGGCATCTCGTCCGACGGCCAGCGCTGGGTGTCGTGCCGGCCGGGCTTCTTCCTGTCCGTGCGCGTGCTCTCCCGCCTGTTCCGGCGACTGTTCCTGGAGAAGCTTGTCGCCGCCCACCAAGCCGGCCGCCTCAGCTTCTTCGGCGACCACGCCCATCTCGCCGAGGCGCAATCCTTCGCGACTCATCTCGCCCCGCTGCGCACGGCCGAGTGGGTCGTCTATTCAAAGCGGCCGTTCGGCGGCCCTGAGGCGGTGCCGGCCTATCTGTCGCGCTACACCCATCGCGTGGCCATCGCCAACAGCCGATTGATCGCCTGCGACGAGGGCGGCGTCACCTTCAAGTGGAAGGACTACCGCATCGAGGGCCGCGATCGATACAAGCAGATGACGCTCGCCACAGATGAGTTCATCCGCCGCTTCCTCATCCACGTGCTGCCAAAAGGCTTGCATCGCATCCGCCACTACGGCCTGTTCGCCAAAGGCGCTTGTGCCGCCAACGTCGCACGCGCCCGTGAGCTGCTCGCCGCTGCAAAACCTGAAGGCCAGCCTACCGCCGATCCCAGCAAGCCGAGCTGTCCATGCTGTGGCGGCTGCATGATCGTCATCGAGGTTTTCGCGCGCGGTGCAACGCCGCGGCATCGGCCGACAGCTCCAATGAACCGCATCAGGATCGACACCTCATGA
- a CDS encoding IS701 family transposase has product MIRDLMIGGASVEDTLTLWASSLRDAKQRIRPLFTQERVAASAGQFLDGLLGNEPRKTGWMRAEAAGDPGPWRQQAILGRGQWDADALRDIVREYALETLGDEDAVLVIDETGFLKQGKASCGVARQYTGSAGKITNCQIGVFASYVSRHGHAFIDRALYLPKEWTDEPARLKAAHVPSDVSFATKPRIAHQMIARAIAAKVPFSFVAADSVYGTGAIETLLRKAGKGYVLGVASNHVFYSWGKQQPVAGTASTIAQSLPKKAWRRLPSGEGTKGPRWHDWAYLELADLDAGEYNDDLAGEWTRGLLIRRNIADNSLAFFSTWCPKGTSMQKLVSVEGHRWAIEDSFETAKNELGLDHNETRSWHGWHRHVSLVMLAFATMAVIRHRANTGALLKKTRPRPRPKHRS; this is encoded by the coding sequence ATGATTCGGGATCTGATGATTGGTGGCGCGTCGGTTGAGGATACGCTGACGCTGTGGGCTTCGTCGTTGCGAGATGCCAAGCAACGCATCCGTCCGCTGTTTACGCAAGAGCGGGTCGCGGCCTCGGCGGGGCAATTTCTCGACGGACTGTTGGGCAACGAGCCGCGCAAGACGGGTTGGATGCGGGCGGAAGCGGCTGGCGATCCAGGCCCGTGGCGCCAGCAGGCGATTCTGGGTCGGGGGCAGTGGGATGCCGACGCGCTGCGCGATATTGTACGTGAGTACGCGCTGGAAACGCTGGGTGACGAGGACGCGGTTCTGGTCATCGATGAGACCGGCTTTTTGAAACAGGGCAAGGCCTCGTGTGGGGTCGCGCGCCAGTACACTGGCTCGGCGGGCAAGATCACCAATTGCCAGATCGGAGTGTTTGCCTCCTATGTGTCGCGGCATGGCCATGCCTTCATCGATCGGGCGCTCTACCTGCCAAAGGAATGGACGGACGAACCCGCTCGCCTGAAGGCCGCACATGTCCCGAGCGATGTGAGCTTTGCGACGAAGCCCCGGATCGCGCATCAAATGATCGCTCGCGCGATCGCCGCAAAGGTGCCGTTCTCGTTCGTAGCAGCGGACAGCGTGTATGGCACGGGAGCGATCGAAACCCTGCTGCGCAAGGCGGGCAAAGGCTATGTTCTGGGGGTTGCTTCCAATCACGTGTTCTATTCCTGGGGCAAGCAGCAGCCTGTCGCCGGCACTGCCTCTACGATCGCGCAGAGCCTTCCCAAGAAGGCCTGGCGCCGCCTGCCGTCCGGCGAAGGAACCAAAGGTCCGCGCTGGCACGACTGGGCCTATCTTGAGCTGGCCGATCTCGACGCCGGCGAATACAACGACGACCTTGCCGGGGAATGGACCCGAGGTCTTCTGATCCGCCGCAATATTGCCGACAACAGCTTAGCCTTCTTCTCCACATGGTGCCCCAAGGGCACGTCCATGCAGAAGCTGGTATCCGTGGAAGGCCATCGCTGGGCCATCGAAGACAGCTTCGAAACCGCCAAGAACGAGCTCGGTCTTGATCACAACGAAACCCGCTCCTGGCATGGCTGGCATCGCCATGTCTCACTGGTCATGCTTGCCTTCGCCACGATGGCCGTCATCCGTCATCGGGCCAACACCGGAGCATTGCTTAAAAAAACGCGACCGCGGCCCCGACCGAAGCATCGTTCTTGA
- a CDS encoding catalase family peroxidase → MKNCKVVAALVGLGLALPVGALAQDQPLAEQLVNAMNKVFGVHPGFRANHAKGIAVEGSFKASAEAAGLSRAALFSGATIPVTVRFSDSTGVPNLPDGSENANPHGMAVKFHLPDGSDTDIVINSFKFFPVSTGEEFRDLLLALADSPPNAIKPTKFEQFAASHPSVPAAFSAVATPDSFADEEYYGIDAFVFVNKAGGRQAVRYQMLPEKVVHLDKSDAAKRTPDFLMEELPERLKRGPATFHFKAQLAAADDSTKDPTKRWPENRKVVELGVLTIDRAAENSAEVQKRLLFLPGQLTDGIEQSDDPLIDIRDAAYAVSFSRRNP, encoded by the coding sequence ATGAAAAACTGCAAAGTCGTTGCTGCGCTGGTTGGGTTAGGTTTGGCCTTACCCGTCGGTGCACTGGCGCAGGACCAGCCCCTCGCGGAACAGCTCGTCAATGCAATGAATAAGGTATTCGGGGTGCATCCCGGATTCCGTGCTAATCATGCCAAAGGCATTGCGGTCGAGGGTAGTTTCAAGGCATCCGCGGAAGCCGCTGGGCTAAGCCGAGCGGCCCTGTTCAGCGGTGCCACGATCCCGGTGACGGTGCGCTTCTCGGACTCGACGGGCGTACCGAACCTACCGGATGGGTCCGAAAATGCCAATCCGCACGGGATGGCAGTGAAGTTCCATCTGCCGGACGGCAGCGACACGGACATTGTGATCAATTCTTTCAAGTTCTTCCCTGTGTCTACGGGCGAAGAGTTTCGCGACCTGCTATTGGCGCTGGCGGACAGCCCGCCGAATGCTATCAAGCCGACGAAATTCGAACAGTTCGCGGCGAGCCATCCTTCGGTTCCTGCCGCTTTCAGCGCTGTGGCTACGCCAGACAGCTTCGCCGACGAAGAATACTACGGCATTGATGCGTTCGTTTTCGTCAACAAAGCGGGTGGGAGGCAGGCAGTCCGGTATCAGATGCTGCCTGAGAAGGTCGTTCATCTGGATAAATCTGACGCGGCCAAACGGACACCGGACTTCTTGATGGAGGAGTTGCCAGAACGTCTGAAGCGGGGGCCGGCTACGTTTCACTTCAAGGCACAACTCGCTGCGGCGGACGACTCCACGAAAGATCCGACAAAACGCTGGCCCGAGAATCGTAAGGTGGTAGAGCTTGGAGTGCTGACGATCGACAGGGCAGCGGAGAACAGTGCTGAGGTCCAGAAAAGATTGCTGTTTCTACCGGGTCAGCTCACCGATGGAATCGAGCAGTCCGATGATCCGCTGATCGATATCCGCGACGCTGCATATGCTGTTTCGTTCTCGCGGCGTAATCCTTGA
- the serA gene encoding phosphoglycerate dehydrogenase — protein MMLSLPKTKIRVLLLEGVNDSAARMFEANGYTELQRLPKALGPGELKRALSGIHMLGIRSRTQLTAEILETADRLLVVGCFSVGTNQVDLDAARKLGIPVFNAPYSNTRSVAELTIAEVVMLFRRIFPRSISAHAGGWDKSAEGSREVRGKTLGIVGYGNIGSQLSNLAEAMGMRVIYFDQTDKLRHGNTEPTDTLDDLLAASDVVSLHVPETPATANMIGAAQLQLMKPEAYLINNSRGTVVDLDALASALRDGRLAGAAVDVFPVEPTSNEDRFVSPLQGLSNVILTPHVGGSTEEAQDRIGGEVARKLIDYSDVGSTFGAVNFPQVQLPARPTGTRFIHVHRNNPGVMRQVNDAVSRHGINILAQYLQTDPEVGYVVLETDVVGGEGEELLAELKAVRGTIRARVLYDQNRPQSR, from the coding sequence ATGATGTTATCGCTTCCCAAAACGAAGATTCGCGTCCTGCTGCTGGAGGGCGTGAACGATTCTGCGGCCCGGATGTTCGAAGCCAATGGCTATACCGAGCTGCAACGCCTGCCCAAGGCGCTGGGACCTGGAGAACTCAAGCGAGCTCTTTCTGGCATCCACATGTTGGGAATTCGCTCGCGGACACAGCTCACCGCGGAAATCTTGGAAACCGCCGATCGCCTGCTCGTTGTCGGCTGCTTTTCAGTCGGCACCAATCAAGTCGATCTCGACGCCGCGCGAAAACTTGGGATTCCTGTATTCAACGCGCCATACTCCAACACTCGCAGCGTGGCTGAACTGACCATCGCCGAGGTCGTGATGCTGTTCCGCCGGATATTTCCGCGTTCGATCTCCGCACATGCTGGCGGCTGGGACAAGTCTGCCGAAGGCAGCCGCGAGGTGCGCGGCAAGACGCTGGGCATCGTCGGCTACGGTAACATCGGCTCGCAACTATCGAACCTCGCGGAAGCCATGGGCATGCGCGTGATCTATTTCGATCAGACCGATAAGCTGCGTCACGGTAATACCGAGCCGACCGACACGCTTGACGACTTGCTCGCGGCGAGTGACGTCGTATCGCTGCATGTGCCGGAGACGCCAGCTACCGCCAATATGATTGGCGCGGCTCAGCTTCAGCTGATGAAGCCCGAGGCCTATCTGATCAACAACTCGCGCGGCACCGTGGTCGACCTCGATGCACTGGCGAGCGCCTTGCGTGACGGCCGGCTGGCAGGAGCCGCGGTCGACGTGTTTCCAGTCGAACCGACATCGAACGAAGACCGCTTCGTATCGCCGTTGCAAGGCTTGTCCAATGTGATTCTCACGCCACATGTCGGCGGTTCGACGGAAGAAGCGCAGGACCGCATCGGCGGCGAGGTAGCCCGCAAGCTGATCGATTATTCCGATGTCGGCTCGACCTTCGGCGCGGTCAATTTTCCGCAGGTGCAATTGCCGGCGCGGCCGACCGGCACCCGCTTCATCCATGTTCACCGCAACAATCCCGGCGTAATGCGTCAGGTCAACGACGCGGTCTCTCGGCACGGGATCAACATCCTGGCGCAATACCTGCAGACCGATCCGGAAGTCGGCTACGTCGTGCTCGAGACCGACGTTGTCGGCGGCGAGGGCGAGGAACTCTTGGCCGAGCTGAAAGCCGTTCGCGGCACTATCCGCGCGCGGGTGCTGTATGACCAGAACCGGCCGCAGAGTCGATAA
- a CDS encoding helix-turn-helix transcriptional regulator yields MPPLDFDRYQSEKRLSFDVLPIYVEYQPIGDGMSWTPISAPPDAPPPRPITMRAQSIPPRHEFPEHAHEWHQVVYAVDGVLMAIAENRSFVISPEQAVWLPSGIRHRVGSLLGAEFRSLWIAVDSGRNLPSTPTVLAVSPLLKELIVEAAAIEGHKDDDGYTDRVTTLILDQLGRARALTGGLPWPRGERLLRLCEALYVDPADARSLDDWAKLLGMSSRTLTRQFEAEMGSSLRSWRRRVRLLRAIELLRSGMGVTEAAMQLGYGSASAFIFAFRTEMGSSPHAYTRNATSAHYDGRRAAT; encoded by the coding sequence GTGCCACCCCTTGATTTCGATCGCTACCAAAGCGAAAAGCGGCTGTCTTTCGACGTTTTGCCAATTTATGTAGAATATCAGCCAATCGGAGACGGCATGTCATGGACCCCGATATCGGCTCCGCCGGACGCCCCGCCCCCGCGCCCGATTACGATGCGAGCCCAGTCGATCCCGCCACGGCACGAATTCCCGGAGCATGCGCATGAATGGCATCAGGTCGTCTATGCGGTCGACGGCGTGCTTATGGCAATCGCGGAGAACCGGTCCTTCGTCATCTCGCCGGAGCAAGCTGTCTGGTTGCCGAGTGGCATCCGCCATCGGGTAGGTTCGCTGCTGGGTGCCGAATTCCGCAGCCTCTGGATAGCCGTCGACTCCGGACGAAATCTGCCGTCAACTCCGACGGTGCTGGCCGTCTCACCTCTGTTGAAGGAGCTGATCGTCGAAGCGGCTGCCATCGAAGGACACAAAGACGACGACGGCTACACGGACCGCGTCACGACGCTCATCCTCGATCAGCTCGGCAGGGCTCGGGCGCTGACGGGAGGATTGCCGTGGCCGCGCGGCGAACGCTTGCTGCGTCTTTGCGAAGCGCTTTACGTCGATCCGGCGGACGCGCGAAGTTTGGACGATTGGGCCAAGTTGCTCGGCATGTCGTCGCGGACGCTCACGCGTCAGTTCGAAGCGGAGATGGGCTCGAGCCTCCGATCGTGGCGACGACGGGTACGGCTGCTGCGTGCAATCGAGCTGTTGAGAAGCGGCATGGGAGTGACCGAAGCAGCGATGCAACTGGGCTACGGCTCCGCGTCAGCTTTCATCTTCGCCTTCCGGACGGAGATGGGGTCCAGCCCCCACGCCTACACGCGAAACGCGACGAGCGCGCATTATGATGGCAGGCGCGCCGCCACATAA
- a CDS encoding tetratricopeptide repeat protein, translating into MAEFDSRGLPISTGSPQAARSYRTGVDLLLSAWPGAEDALRQAIDHDPQFALAHAALARLYAIKGQPADARASIATAQAIVARNGSPREIGHVSVVALAVTGQSVKALETTLAHLDQWPRDVLILSLPLGAFGLFAFSGMTDHDQARVDLCETLADRYDADDWWFLTYRGWSHAENGSVAKGRDFAQRGLEQRRANANAAHAVAHAMFEQGATREAETLLEGWLPEYDRAGLLHGHLAWHAALSALERDDPQHVLAIYSKHVRPSVSLGLPINVVSDTVSLLWRLQAYGYDVPPGLWEEAESYARSRYPNPGLAFVEVHMGLLAAATGRHVAATDRIDANAQRVADGALPAGSVVPAIGSAALAFANADHAECVRILEPVAGEVARVGGSGAQREVIEDMLLLSLMRSGQSAKARDLLDRRLHRRPSQRDARWMRQVEV; encoded by the coding sequence ATGGCCGAGTTCGACAGTCGCGGCCTTCCGATTTCAACGGGTTCGCCGCAAGCAGCGCGCAGCTACCGCACGGGTGTCGACCTGCTTCTATCGGCCTGGCCGGGAGCGGAGGACGCGCTGCGGCAGGCCATCGATCATGATCCGCAGTTCGCGCTCGCGCACGCCGCCCTCGCGCGTCTGTACGCGATCAAGGGGCAGCCCGCGGACGCGCGCGCGAGCATCGCGACGGCGCAGGCGATCGTCGCTCGGAACGGTTCGCCGCGGGAGATCGGTCATGTATCGGTGGTCGCGCTTGCGGTGACCGGTCAATCGGTCAAGGCGTTGGAAACCACGCTCGCCCATCTCGATCAATGGCCCCGCGACGTCCTGATCCTCTCGCTGCCGTTGGGAGCCTTCGGATTGTTCGCTTTCTCGGGGATGACCGACCACGATCAGGCGCGCGTCGATCTCTGCGAAACGCTCGCGGACCGCTACGACGCGGACGACTGGTGGTTTCTGACCTATCGCGGCTGGTCCCACGCCGAGAACGGATCGGTCGCCAAAGGCCGCGACTTCGCGCAGCGCGGTCTGGAACAACGCCGCGCCAACGCGAACGCCGCGCACGCCGTCGCGCACGCCATGTTCGAGCAGGGCGCGACCCGGGAGGCGGAGACGCTGCTCGAAGGCTGGCTGCCGGAGTACGACCGGGCAGGCCTGTTGCACGGACATTTGGCTTGGCACGCGGCGCTCTCCGCGCTCGAGCGCGACGATCCGCAGCACGTCCTCGCGATCTATTCGAAGCATGTGCGGCCGTCGGTCTCGCTCGGCCTTCCGATCAACGTCGTGAGCGACACCGTCTCACTGCTGTGGCGGCTGCAGGCGTACGGCTACGACGTGCCCCCCGGCTTGTGGGAGGAGGCCGAGAGCTACGCGCGATCGCGATATCCGAACCCTGGCCTCGCTTTCGTCGAAGTCCACATGGGACTCTTGGCGGCGGCGACCGGACGACACGTGGCTGCGACCGACCGTATCGACGCAAACGCTCAGCGCGTCGCGGACGGCGCACTGCCGGCCGGCTCCGTCGTCCCGGCGATCGGTTCGGCCGCGCTCGCTTTTGCGAACGCCGATCACGCTGAATGCGTGCGAATCCTCGAGCCCGTGGCTGGAGAAGTCGCTCGCGTCGGCGGCAGCGGCGCGCAGAGGGAAGTCATCGAGGACATGCTGCTGCTCTCTTTGATGCGAAGCGGCCAGTCCGCCAAGGCGCGCGATCTGCTCGATCGTCGCCTTCACCGTCGTCCTTCCCAGCGCGACGCGCGCTGGATGCGTCAAGTCGAGGTCTGA
- a CDS encoding MFS transporter, whose amino-acid sequence MSQVVVQGLVDAPPAFRFERANVVRLAIAQALAGANSTVIYATGAVVGDMLAPAKALATLPISIFVVGMAACTLPAGAVAQRYGRRAAFMAGTGCGVLGGLIGTLAVLQASFWLFCVATFFGGVYAAVVLSFRFAAADCAAPERRPRALSAVMAGGVFAGVIGPQLVTYTMDLWQPYLFAATYLGQAAVAAVSLLVLAGVRLPLPAAAEAGNGRPLSVIARQPRFIGAVVCGVVSYLLMNFLMTAAPLAMKFCNLPQQSANLGLQWHVIAMYGPSFWTGRLISRFGASKVVATGLLLTAASSAVGLLGIQVAHFWATLILLGVGWNFGFVGASAMVFECHRPEEKARVQSLNDFVVFGTMTFGSFLSGGLLSAYGWDMVLWLSFPPLIFAVAALVLASAGPLRDDAA is encoded by the coding sequence ATGTCTCAAGTCGTCGTGCAGGGTCTGGTGGACGCTCCGCCAGCGTTCCGCTTCGAGCGCGCCAACGTCGTTAGGCTGGCGATCGCTCAGGCGCTGGCTGGCGCGAACTCGACCGTCATCTACGCGACCGGCGCGGTGGTTGGAGACATGCTGGCGCCCGCGAAGGCGTTGGCGACGCTTCCGATCTCGATCTTCGTCGTCGGGATGGCCGCCTGCACCTTGCCCGCCGGAGCGGTCGCACAGCGTTACGGTCGCCGGGCGGCATTCATGGCCGGGACGGGATGCGGCGTCCTAGGCGGACTGATCGGAACGTTGGCGGTGCTGCAAGCATCGTTCTGGCTGTTCTGCGTCGCGACGTTCTTCGGCGGCGTCTACGCCGCAGTGGTGTTGTCCTTCCGTTTCGCCGCCGCCGACTGTGCGGCGCCGGAGCGGCGACCTCGCGCGTTGTCGGCGGTGATGGCGGGCGGAGTCTTTGCCGGCGTGATCGGGCCGCAGCTCGTCACGTACACGATGGACCTCTGGCAACCCTATCTCTTCGCGGCCACTTATCTCGGGCAGGCGGCGGTCGCCGCGGTTTCGTTGCTGGTTCTCGCCGGTGTACGTCTGCCCCTGCCGGCGGCTGCCGAGGCCGGCAACGGCCGTCCACTCTCGGTCATCGCGCGCCAACCGCGCTTCATTGGCGCAGTCGTATGCGGCGTCGTCTCCTACCTGCTGATGAATTTCCTCATGACGGCGGCGCCGCTCGCGATGAAGTTCTGCAACCTCCCGCAGCAATCCGCGAACCTTGGCCTGCAATGGCACGTGATCGCCATGTACGGACCAAGCTTTTGGACCGGACGACTGATCAGCCGGTTCGGTGCGTCGAAAGTCGTGGCGACAGGCCTGCTGCTGACCGCTGCTTCGTCGGCGGTGGGCCTCCTCGGCATCCAAGTCGCGCACTTCTGGGCGACGTTGATCCTCCTGGGAGTCGGCTGGAATTTCGGCTTCGTAGGGGCGTCCGCGATGGTCTTCGAATGCCATAGGCCGGAAGAGAAGGCGCGCGTCCAGTCGCTGAACGACTTCGTCGTGTTCGGCACCATGACTTTCGGCTCGTTCCTGTCGGGAGGGCTTCTCTCCGCATATGGCTGGGACATGGTTCTGTGGCTTTCGTTTCCGCCTCTCATATTCGCCGTCGCAGCGCTGGTGCTGGCGTCGGCTGGACCGCTCCGCGACGATGCGGCCTGA
- a CDS encoding cupin domain-containing protein, protein MRINDDLTVPVIVHAAQLPWTSSPAAGVDRRMLFRVGDEVARATSIVRYAPRSAFPRHTHGGGEEIVVLDGVFEDEHGDYPVGSYFRNPPGTSHVPASKGGCTIFVRLWQFRDGDCDQIVRRPAEGRQLEPRLGAATASELFDDGFENVRFESWMPGRMIMVENPRGLEMLVLAGRLSIGDQVLTSQSWARLPPGQALSTVAGAEGAKVWLKDAPLLHPDVCRLP, encoded by the coding sequence ATGCGCATCAATGACGACCTGACTGTTCCGGTGATCGTTCACGCCGCGCAGCTCCCGTGGACATCAAGCCCGGCGGCCGGCGTCGACCGGCGCATGCTGTTTCGCGTCGGCGACGAGGTGGCGCGGGCCACGTCGATTGTGCGATACGCACCGCGTAGCGCGTTCCCTCGCCATACGCACGGCGGCGGTGAGGAGATCGTTGTTCTCGACGGCGTCTTTGAGGACGAGCACGGCGATTACCCGGTGGGCAGCTACTTCCGCAACCCTCCCGGGACCTCACACGTTCCAGCATCGAAGGGCGGTTGCACGATCTTCGTCCGGCTTTGGCAATTCCGGGATGGCGATTGCGACCAGATCGTACGACGGCCAGCGGAAGGTCGTCAGCTCGAGCCGAGATTGGGCGCGGCGACCGCCAGCGAATTGTTCGACGATGGGTTCGAAAATGTACGTTTCGAGAGCTGGATGCCCGGCAGGATGATCATGGTTGAGAACCCACGCGGTCTCGAAATGCTTGTTCTCGCGGGGCGCTTGTCGATCGGCGACCAGGTGTTGACGTCGCAAAGCTGGGCTCGCTTGCCGCCTGGGCAGGCGCTGAGCACCGTCGCCGGCGCGGAAGGCGCGAAGGTCTGGTTGAAGGACGCACCCCTTCTCCATCCGGACGTATGCCGACTGCCATGA
- a CDS encoding LysR family transcriptional regulator gives MSPTSKYVKSMLMSIRQLRTLVAIADGGSFNVAAQRLYMTQSAVSMQMKALEVDMRTKLFDRTSRPPVLNANGWRLVDEARHIIERYDALRLLASAPATALTGSLRLGVIPSVATHLLPQTLSKLRSDHSSLRIQVQSGLSPELAFKVEEKHLDVAVVTELERFDPAVVFEQISEEELKVVIHKDLVRGSTGDLLRTYPFIRFNPAMGVGRVIDATLRERRILVNDFMEFDSIETMVRIVKLKLGVAIIPVGLFSFEPADKLKSISFDPPVHRRIGVVARRGMIDAPTVRAVTEAFKSFVKVSRPTPQSRTRKKR, from the coding sequence ATGAGCCCGACTTCAAAATATGTTAAGTCGATGCTCATGAGCATCAGACAACTCCGAACGCTTGTGGCCATCGCCGACGGAGGCAGCTTCAACGTCGCCGCACAGCGACTCTACATGACTCAGTCTGCAGTCAGCATGCAGATGAAGGCTCTTGAAGTCGACATGAGAACGAAGCTCTTCGACCGGACGAGCAGGCCTCCTGTGCTTAATGCCAACGGCTGGCGGCTTGTCGACGAAGCGCGCCATATCATCGAGCGGTACGACGCGCTCCGGCTGCTCGCTTCGGCGCCCGCGACTGCGCTCACCGGATCGTTGAGGCTGGGCGTGATCCCATCGGTTGCGACGCACTTGCTTCCGCAGACCCTGTCGAAATTGCGAAGTGACCACTCAAGCTTACGAATTCAAGTGCAGAGCGGGCTTTCACCCGAGCTCGCATTCAAGGTCGAGGAGAAGCATCTGGACGTCGCCGTCGTCACAGAACTGGAAAGATTCGATCCAGCCGTTGTCTTCGAACAGATCTCCGAAGAGGAGCTGAAAGTCGTCATTCATAAGGACTTGGTCCGCGGCTCGACCGGCGATTTGCTACGGACTTATCCGTTCATTCGTTTCAATCCCGCAATGGGAGTTGGCCGAGTAATCGATGCTACTTTGCGCGAGAGACGTATCCTTGTGAACGATTTCATGGAGTTTGACAGCATCGAGACGATGGTCAGAATCGTGAAGTTGAAGCTTGGCGTCGCCATCATTCCAGTCGGTTTGTTCTCCTTTGAGCCGGCCGACAAACTCAAGTCCATATCGTTCGACCCGCCTGTCCATCGAAGGATAGGGGTTGTGGCTCGCCGGGGAATGATCGACGCTCCAACAGTTCGGGCCGTGACCGAAGCGTTCAAGTCCTTCGTAAAGGTGTCCCGCCCTACGCCTCAGTCTCGCACCAGGAAGAAGCGATAG